From one Priestia aryabhattai genomic stretch:
- the rsmA gene encoding 16S rRNA (adenine(1518)-N(6)/adenine(1519)-N(6))-dimethyltransferase RsmA, which translates to MLKDIATPNRTKEILKKYGFTFKKSLGQNFLIDTNILHRIVDHAEITEETGAIEIGPGIGALTEQLAKRAKKVLAFEIDQRLLPILADTLSPYPNAKVIHQDVLKADLKGTLEQEFENIEDLMVVANLPYYVTTPILMKLLEEQIPVRGIVVMLQKEVADRIAAKPGTKDYGSLSIAIQYYTEAETVMIVPKTVFNPQPNVDSAVIRLLRRPKPAVEVQDEAFFFQVVRASFGQRRKTILNNLVNNLPNGKQKKADIEQALSTAEIDPKRRGETLSIQEFGTLSDQLLKSFR; encoded by the coding sequence GTGTTAAAAGATATTGCAACGCCTAATCGAACCAAGGAAATTTTAAAGAAATACGGTTTTACATTTAAAAAGAGTTTAGGACAAAATTTTTTAATTGATACGAACATTTTACATCGTATTGTTGATCATGCGGAAATAACAGAAGAAACGGGAGCTATTGAAATTGGACCTGGTATCGGGGCGTTAACTGAACAGCTAGCAAAGCGCGCAAAAAAAGTACTGGCGTTTGAAATCGATCAGCGTCTGCTTCCGATTTTAGCTGATACTCTTTCTCCTTACCCAAATGCAAAAGTTATTCATCAAGATGTGTTAAAAGCTGATTTAAAAGGGACGCTCGAACAAGAATTCGAAAACATAGAAGATTTAATGGTCGTTGCGAATTTACCATATTACGTGACGACACCCATTCTGATGAAATTATTAGAAGAACAAATCCCGGTACGTGGAATCGTTGTTATGCTTCAAAAAGAAGTTGCTGACCGTATAGCAGCTAAACCGGGAACAAAAGATTACGGTTCACTTTCTATTGCAATTCAATACTATACAGAGGCTGAGACGGTTATGATTGTGCCTAAAACAGTGTTTAATCCGCAGCCTAATGTAGATTCAGCTGTTATTCGGCTGTTGAGAAGACCAAAGCCAGCGGTAGAGGTACAAGATGAAGCATTCTTTTTCCAAGTTGTACGAGCAAGTTTTGGACAGCGACGGAAAACGATTTTAAACAATCTAGTGAATAACTTGCCCAATGGGAAGCAGAAAAAAGCAGACATCGAGCAAGCACTTTCAACTGCTGAAATTGATCCGAAAAGAAGAGGCGAAACGCTGTCTATTCAAGAATTCGGAACGTTAAGTGACCAACTTTTAAAATCATTTCGCTAA
- the yabG gene encoding sporulation peptidase YabG — translation MNIKIGDIVTRPSYQRDLLFRVIAINDSEAGKYATLIGEDVRLIADAPCTDLEVVDAKEQDQRKKQEEELLERSLELIQQDYRLVREKTEYSMTNGYSHSHRLFQIPGKVLHVDGDPNYLRKCLLVYEKMGVPVYGVHCVESEMPEKVGKLIEDVRPDILVLTGHDAYSKGKGNKDDLLAYRHSKHYIQTVQEARKKIGNLDQLVIFAGACQSHFELLIQAGANFASSPSRVNIHALDPVYVVAKLSFTPFTDRINVWDVLRNTLTGAKGLGGVETKGLLRTGMPYESDE, via the coding sequence ATGAACATCAAAATTGGTGATATAGTTACACGACCTTCTTATCAGAGAGATTTGCTTTTTCGTGTTATAGCTATTAATGACAGCGAAGCGGGGAAATATGCGACTTTAATAGGAGAAGACGTTCGGTTGATTGCCGACGCTCCTTGTACAGATTTAGAGGTTGTGGATGCTAAAGAACAGGATCAAAGAAAAAAACAAGAAGAAGAACTTTTAGAAAGATCCTTGGAGCTTATTCAACAGGATTATCGGCTCGTTCGAGAGAAAACTGAATATAGCATGACAAATGGATACAGCCATTCACATCGCTTATTTCAAATTCCAGGAAAGGTCCTGCATGTAGACGGAGACCCTAATTATTTACGTAAATGTTTGTTGGTTTATGAAAAAATGGGTGTTCCTGTTTATGGTGTTCATTGCGTAGAGTCAGAAATGCCAGAGAAAGTTGGAAAGTTAATTGAGGATGTAAGACCTGATATTCTGGTGCTGACAGGGCATGATGCATATTCCAAAGGAAAAGGAAATAAAGATGATCTTCTTGCTTATAGACATTCCAAGCACTATATTCAAACAGTCCAAGAAGCAAGAAAAAAAATTGGTAATTTAGATCAGCTGGTGATTTTTGCAGGTGCCTGTCAATCGCATTTTGAATTATTGATTCAAGCTGGAGCAAACTTTGCTAGTTCACCTTCACGCGTAAATATTCATGCGCTTGACCCCGTGTATGTAGTGGCAAAACTAAGTTTTACTCCTTTCACGGATCGTATTAATGTATGGGACGTCCTACGTAATACATTAACGGGTGCTAAAGGTTTAGGAGGAGTAGAAACAAAGGGGCTGCTTCGCACGGGTATGCCTTATGAAAGCGATGAGTAG
- the veg gene encoding biofilm formation stimulator Veg has product MAKTLSDIKQALDLHLGQRLTLKANGGRRKTVERSGVLTETYPSVFIVELDQEENSLERVSYSYADVLTETVQLKFF; this is encoded by the coding sequence ATGGCGAAAACTTTGTCTGATATTAAGCAAGCGCTGGATTTGCACCTAGGCCAACGATTAACTTTAAAAGCAAACGGTGGTCGTAGAAAAACAGTAGAACGTTCAGGTGTATTAACAGAAACGTACCCATCTGTTTTTATCGTTGAATTAGATCAAGAGGAAAACTCTTTGGAGCGCGTTTCGTATAGTTACGCAGATGTGTTAACGGAAACAGTGCAACTAAAATTTTTCTAA
- a CDS encoding small, acid-soluble spore protein, alpha/beta type — MSRRRGIMSSKLKEELAKELGFYDTVQAEGWGAIRAKDAGNMVKRAVELAQQQLKQ; from the coding sequence ATGTCAAGGCGTAGAGGGATTATGTCGTCGAAGCTGAAAGAAGAACTGGCTAAAGAACTTGGTTTTTACGATACTGTACAAGCAGAAGGTTGGGGCGCTATTCGGGCAAAAGATGCAGGCAATATGGTGAAGCGAGCTGTGGAGCTTGCACAGCAGCAGCTAAAGCAATAG
- the ispE gene encoding 4-(cytidine 5'-diphospho)-2-C-methyl-D-erythritol kinase has product MKLMVKAPAKINLSLDVLHKRPDGYHEVKMIMTTIDLADRIELSDREDGRIVIYSHNRFVPDDQRNLAYQAAQILKRRYNILKGVNILIDKHIPVAAGLAGGSSDAAATLRGLNTLWELGLSLDTLAEIGAEIGSDVSFCVYGGTALATGRGEIVEHIEAPPSCWVILAKPEIGVSTADVYRNLKIKEMDHPKVDEMVHAIQSGNYDQMCSLVGNVLEAVTLKTHPEVALIKEQIKRFGADAVLMSGSGPTVFGLVQHDSRMHRIYNGLRGFCDKVYAVRLLGERITLE; this is encoded by the coding sequence TTGAAATTAATGGTGAAAGCACCGGCTAAAATAAATTTGTCACTTGATGTGTTACATAAACGTCCAGATGGTTACCATGAAGTTAAGATGATTATGACAACAATTGATTTAGCAGACAGAATTGAACTTTCTGATCGTGAAGATGGACGAATTGTTATTTATTCTCATAATCGCTTTGTTCCGGATGACCAGCGAAATCTCGCTTATCAGGCAGCGCAGATTTTGAAGCGACGCTATAACATTTTAAAAGGTGTAAATATATTAATTGATAAACATATTCCAGTGGCTGCTGGATTAGCTGGAGGCAGCAGTGACGCGGCTGCTACATTACGCGGTTTAAATACGTTATGGGAATTAGGGTTATCATTAGACACACTTGCAGAAATAGGGGCTGAGATTGGCTCTGACGTATCTTTTTGCGTGTACGGAGGGACAGCTCTTGCTACAGGGCGCGGAGAGATTGTAGAGCATATTGAGGCACCTCCAAGCTGCTGGGTGATTTTGGCTAAGCCTGAAATAGGTGTTTCTACGGCAGATGTATATCGAAACTTGAAAATTAAAGAGATGGATCATCCAAAAGTAGATGAGATGGTTCATGCTATACAATCAGGAAATTATGATCAAATGTGTAGCCTTGTAGGAAATGTATTAGAAGCAGTAACGCTGAAAACGCATCCGGAAGTAGCTCTCATTAAAGAACAAATAAAGCGTTTTGGCGCCGATGCTGTGCTCATGAGCGGCAGTGGGCCAACTGTATTTGGACTTGTACAGCATGATTCACGTATGCATCGCATTTATAACGGATTACGTGGTTTTTGCGATAAAGTTTATGCAGTTAGGCTACTAGGTGAACGAATAACGCTTGAATAA
- the purR gene encoding pur operon repressor, with product MKFRRSGRLIDMTNYFIQNPQRLIPLTYFADKYDSAKSSISEDMAIIKQTFEQQGIGTLVTLPGAAGGVKFIPKMTNEEASQLVQELCGLIEKPERLLPGGYLYLTDILGNPRVVNKIGRLYASLFANRKIDVVMTVATKGIPIAYAVAQYLDVPVVIVRRDSKVTEGSTVSINYVSGSSKRIQTMLLAKRSLAVGSNVLIIDDFMKAGGTVNGMVSLLEEFDATVAGIGVLVESEDIEERLVDEYVSLVQLTDVNIKDKQIRVQEGNYLKYI from the coding sequence ATGAAGTTTCGACGTAGTGGACGATTAATTGATATGACCAACTATTTCATTCAAAACCCTCAGCGCCTTATCCCTCTTACGTATTTTGCAGATAAATATGATTCCGCAAAATCATCTATTAGCGAAGATATGGCGATTATTAAACAAACTTTTGAACAGCAAGGTATCGGAACTTTGGTTACGCTACCAGGAGCTGCCGGCGGAGTTAAATTCATTCCAAAGATGACGAATGAAGAAGCCAGCCAGCTTGTTCAAGAATTATGTGGGTTGATTGAAAAACCTGAGCGTTTACTGCCAGGTGGATATTTATATTTAACTGATATTTTAGGAAACCCCCGCGTTGTGAATAAAATCGGTCGCTTGTATGCATCGCTTTTTGCTAACCGCAAAATCGATGTTGTGATGACTGTAGCGACAAAAGGTATTCCTATTGCGTATGCGGTTGCTCAGTATTTAGACGTGCCGGTTGTTATTGTACGCAGAGACAGTAAAGTAACCGAGGGATCGACCGTTAGTATTAACTACGTGTCGGGTTCATCTAAGCGCATTCAAACGATGCTGTTAGCTAAAAGAAGTTTAGCGGTGGGATCAAATGTACTCATCATTGATGACTTCATGAAAGCTGGCGGTACTGTAAACGGAATGGTTAGTTTGCTTGAAGAGTTCGATGCAACTGTTGCTGGTATTGGAGTTTTAGTAGAATCAGAAGATATTGAAGAACGTTTAGTGGATGAGTATGTGTCTCTTGTACAATTGACAGATGTAAATATCAAAGATAAACAAATTCGTGTACAGGAAGGCAATTACTTAAAATATATTTGA
- a CDS encoding RidA family protein encodes MLQVQTKNAPQAIGPYSQGIVVNNLFYSSGQIPLRPDGTLVEGDVQVQATQVFENLKAVLEEAGASLNTVVKATVFIKDMNDFAALNEVYGDYFGDHKPARSCVEVARLPKDVLVEIEVIALVKG; translated from the coding sequence ATGTTACAGGTTCAAACAAAAAATGCACCGCAAGCTATTGGTCCATATTCACAGGGAATTGTTGTGAATAACTTGTTTTACAGTTCAGGTCAAATTCCACTTCGTCCAGATGGTACATTGGTCGAAGGCGATGTTCAAGTACAAGCTACTCAAGTATTTGAAAATCTAAAAGCAGTTCTTGAAGAAGCTGGAGCTTCTCTAAATACAGTTGTAAAGGCAACCGTATTCATCAAAGATATGAACGACTTTGCAGCGTTAAATGAAGTCTATGGCGACTACTTCGGTGACCATAAGCCGGCACGTTCATGTGTAGAAGTAGCGAGACTACCAAAAGATGTACTTGTTGAAATTGAAGTTATTGCGCTAGTTAAAGGGTAA
- the spoVG gene encoding septation regulator SpoVG — MEVTDVRLRRVNTEGRMRAIASITLDGEFVVHDIRVIDGNNGLFVAMPSKRTPDGEFRDIAHPINSNTRGKIQDAVLAEYHRLGEVEVEFEEAGAS; from the coding sequence ATGGAAGTAACTGACGTAAGATTACGCCGCGTGAACACTGAAGGACGTATGAGAGCGATTGCTTCAATCACATTAGATGGTGAATTTGTTGTTCATGATATTCGTGTGATTGATGGTAATAATGGCTTATTTGTAGCCATGCCAAGTAAACGTACACCGGATGGTGAGTTCCGTGATATTGCACATCCAATCAATTCAAATACTCGCGGAAAGATTCAAGATGCTGTTTTAGCAGAATATCATCGTTTAGGTGAGGTAGAAGTTGAATTCGAAGAAGCGGGTGCTTCGTAA
- the glmU gene encoding bifunctional UDP-N-acetylglucosamine diphosphorylase/glucosamine-1-phosphate N-acetyltransferase GlmU, translating to MSKRYAVILAAGQGTRMKSSLYKVLHPVCGKPMVQHVIDQLSRLDLTNLITVVGHGAEKVKSHVGDKSLFALQEEQLGTAHAVMQAESLLAHEKGTTIVVCGDTPLITAETIESLLKHHEATNAMATVLTAHAEDSTGYGRIIRNKQGSVEKIVEHKDATEQERLVQEINTGTYCFDNERLFETLSKVSNDNVQGEYYLPDVIEILKNEGQIISAYQTSDFAETLGVNDRFALSQAEETMKKRINKQHMLNGVTIVDPSNTYISADAVIGRDTVVYPGTVIQGTVVIGENCEVGPNSEIKDCKIGNNTSIRHSVAHDSEIGHEVTIGPFAHIRPQSSIGDEVRVGNFVEIKKASFGKGSKASHLSYIGDAEVGKGVNLGCGSITVNYDGKNKFLTKIEDGAFVGCNSNLIAPVTIGEGAYVAAGSTVTDDVPGKALSIARAKQVNKENYAEKLDINKKS from the coding sequence ATGTCAAAAAGATATGCAGTCATATTGGCAGCTGGTCAGGGTACACGTATGAAGTCATCTTTATATAAAGTGTTACACCCTGTGTGTGGCAAACCGATGGTGCAACACGTAATTGATCAGTTATCACGCTTGGATTTAACAAATTTAATTACTGTTGTAGGTCACGGTGCCGAAAAAGTGAAATCACATGTTGGAGATAAAAGCTTATTTGCTTTACAAGAAGAGCAGTTAGGAACAGCTCATGCAGTAATGCAAGCAGAATCTTTACTTGCACATGAAAAAGGTACGACAATTGTTGTATGTGGAGATACTCCGCTTATTACAGCTGAAACAATTGAATCTTTATTAAAGCATCATGAAGCAACAAATGCAATGGCAACTGTTTTAACAGCTCATGCAGAAGATTCAACAGGATATGGACGCATCATTCGAAATAAACAAGGGTCTGTTGAAAAGATTGTTGAGCATAAAGATGCCACGGAACAAGAGCGTCTTGTACAGGAAATTAATACTGGTACGTATTGTTTTGATAATGAGAGATTATTTGAGACACTTTCAAAAGTTTCAAATGATAATGTACAGGGAGAGTATTATTTACCTGATGTTATCGAAATTCTAAAAAATGAAGGTCAAATTATTTCTGCATATCAAACATCCGATTTTGCTGAAACATTGGGCGTTAATGATCGATTTGCTCTGTCTCAAGCAGAAGAAACAATGAAAAAGCGTATCAACAAGCAGCATATGTTAAATGGAGTGACGATTGTGGATCCTTCTAACACGTACATTTCAGCAGATGCTGTCATTGGTAGAGATACGGTTGTTTATCCTGGCACGGTTATTCAAGGAACAGTTGTAATTGGAGAGAATTGTGAAGTAGGACCTAACAGTGAAATTAAAGACTGCAAAATAGGTAATAATACTTCTATTCGCCATTCTGTTGCTCACGATAGTGAAATTGGTCACGAAGTCACAATTGGCCCATTTGCACATATTCGTCCTCAGTCATCAATTGGAGATGAAGTGCGCGTAGGAAACTTTGTAGAAATTAAAAAAGCATCTTTTGGAAAAGGTAGCAAAGCTTCTCATTTAAGTTATATTGGAGACGCAGAGGTCGGAAAAGGTGTAAACTTAGGGTGCGGATCTATTACAGTTAACTACGATGGGAAAAATAAATTTTTAACAAAGATTGAAGATGGGGCATTCGTAGGATGTAACTCAAACTTAATTGCACCTGTAACAATTGGTGAAGGAGCCTATGTTGCAGCTGGTTCAACCGTAACTGATGATGTACCAGGAAAAGCATTATCAATTGCTCGTGCGAAACAAGTAAATAAAGAAAACTATGCTGAAAAGCTTGATATTAATAAAAAATCCTGA
- a CDS encoding ribose-phosphate diphosphokinase, which produces MSNVYADENLKLFTLNSNKALAEEIAKVIGVELGKCSVDRFSDGEIQINIEESIRGCDVFIIQSTSAPVNEHLMELLIMIDALKRASAKTINIVMPYYGYARQDRKARAREPITAKLAANIIEKAGATRIITLDLHAPQIQGFFDIPIDHLVGVPILGEYFKSKNLDDVVVVSPDHGGVTRARRLAERLKAPIAIIDKRRPRPNVAEVMNIVGQVEGKTAILIDDMIDTAGTITIGASALIEAGAKEVYACCTHPVLSGPAIERIQNSTIKELAVTNSIALTEDKKIDKVTELSVAPLIGEAIIRVHEEQSVSTLFD; this is translated from the coding sequence ATGTCAAATGTATATGCTGATGAAAATTTAAAGTTATTTACGCTAAATTCAAACAAGGCTTTAGCTGAAGAGATCGCAAAAGTAATTGGTGTGGAATTAGGTAAATGTTCGGTTGATCGTTTTAGTGACGGTGAAATTCAAATTAACATTGAAGAAAGTATCCGTGGTTGTGATGTATTTATCATTCAATCAACAAGTGCTCCAGTTAACGAACACTTAATGGAATTATTAATTATGATTGATGCATTAAAACGTGCATCAGCTAAAACAATTAACATCGTTATGCCTTACTATGGCTATGCTCGTCAGGATCGTAAAGCTCGTGCACGTGAACCAATCACTGCCAAATTAGCAGCAAATATCATTGAAAAAGCGGGAGCTACTCGTATTATCACATTAGATTTACACGCTCCTCAAATTCAAGGTTTCTTCGATATTCCAATTGACCATTTAGTAGGTGTTCCAATTTTAGGTGAATACTTCAAGAGTAAAAACCTTGATGATGTTGTTGTTGTATCTCCGGACCACGGTGGCGTAACTCGTGCTCGCCGTTTAGCGGAACGTCTAAAAGCACCGATCGCTATCATTGACAAACGTCGCCCACGTCCAAACGTAGCAGAAGTTATGAACATTGTTGGACAAGTGGAAGGAAAAACAGCAATCTTGATTGATGACATGATTGATACAGCTGGTACAATTACAATTGGTGCAAGTGCATTAATTGAAGCAGGTGCAAAAGAAGTATATGCTTGTTGTACACACCCAGTGCTTTCAGGCCCTGCGATTGAGCGTATTCAAAACTCTACAATCAAAGAGCTAGCTGTAACAAACTCTATTGCTTTAACAGAAGATAAGAAAATTGATAAAGTAACAGAACTTTCAGTAGCTCCGTTAATCGGTGAAGCGATTATTCGTGTTCACGAAGAGCAATCAGTTAGTACATTATTTGATTGA
- a CDS encoding 50S ribosomal protein L25/general stress protein Ctc: protein MSISIQANKRTDFKNSTNRKIRDEGNFPAVVYGNKTESTPIYLNSADFIKTIREAGRNGVLTLQVDKQKYSVMLHDIQTDPLKNEIVHADFQVVDMKKEIDTEVSLSLVGEAKGTKEGGVLQQSLYEISLKGLPQDIPSSIDVDVSDLGINDTITVADIKVDKKLEITHNAEDTVASVLPPQQEEEPDSGEVQDAEGDVEATKEKDNEE from the coding sequence ATGAGTATTTCAATTCAAGCAAATAAAAGAACGGATTTCAAAAATTCTACAAATAGAAAAATTCGCGACGAAGGAAACTTCCCAGCGGTTGTTTACGGAAATAAAACAGAATCCACACCTATTTACTTAAACAGTGCTGATTTTATTAAGACTATTCGTGAAGCAGGACGCAATGGAGTGTTAACATTACAAGTGGATAAGCAAAAATATTCCGTAATGTTACATGATATTCAAACCGATCCATTAAAAAACGAAATTGTCCACGCCGACTTCCAAGTGGTCGACATGAAGAAAGAAATTGATACTGAAGTTTCTTTATCTCTAGTAGGAGAAGCAAAAGGAACAAAAGAAGGTGGCGTATTACAGCAGTCTCTATATGAAATCTCATTAAAAGGCTTGCCGCAAGATATCCCATCATCTATTGATGTAGATGTATCGGATTTAGGAATTAATGATACAATCACGGTAGCGGATATTAAGGTAGATAAAAAGCTAGAAATTACGCATAATGCAGAAGATACAGTTGCTTCTGTACTACCTCCTCAACAGGAAGAAGAGCCGGACAGCGGCGAAGTTCAGGATGCTGAAGGCGATGTTGAAGCAACGAAAGAAAAAGATAACGAAGAATAA
- the pth gene encoding aminoacyl-tRNA hydrolase → MKLIVGLGNPGKEYDRTRHNIGFMAIDKIAEQFMISLDKTKFNGIYGTGIIKGEKVILLKPLTYMNLSGESIRPLMDYFDIDVEDLLVIYDDLDLPCGKVRLRTKGSPGGHNGIKSIIQHLKTQEFNRIRIGIDRPQNGMKVVDYVLGRFTEDEMVHMDEAMKTSVRASEDFLGKPFLEVMNRYN, encoded by the coding sequence TTGAAATTAATCGTTGGTTTAGGGAATCCTGGCAAAGAATATGACCGTACTCGTCATAACATAGGATTTATGGCAATTGATAAAATTGCTGAACAGTTTATGATTTCATTAGATAAAACAAAGTTTAACGGAATATATGGAACAGGTATAATAAAAGGAGAAAAAGTCATATTATTAAAGCCTCTAACATATATGAATTTATCAGGAGAAAGTATTCGCCCGTTAATGGACTATTTCGATATAGACGTGGAAGACTTACTTGTTATTTATGATGACTTAGATTTACCGTGCGGAAAAGTAAGATTGCGTACAAAAGGAAGTCCAGGCGGCCATAACGGAATAAAGTCGATTATTCAGCATTTAAAAACCCAAGAGTTTAACCGAATTCGTATTGGAATTGATCGTCCGCAGAACGGTATGAAAGTAGTTGATTATGTACTAGGGCGCTTTACAGAAGATGAAATGGTTCATATGGATGAAGCAATGAAAACGTCTGTACGCGCGAGTGAAGACTTTTTAGGTAAACCGTTCTTAGAAGTAATGAATCGCTATAATTAA
- a CDS encoding anti-sigma-F factor Fin family protein, whose protein sequence is MSIHYFCRHCGAKVGMIEKTAHNTEALGFNHLTADERKDFIHYHNSGDIVVKIICEDCQEALERNPDYHQYETFIQ, encoded by the coding sequence ATGTCTATTCATTATTTCTGTAGACATTGTGGCGCAAAAGTCGGTATGATAGAAAAGACAGCTCACAATACTGAAGCACTCGGTTTTAATCACCTGACCGCAGATGAACGAAAAGACTTTATTCACTACCATAATAGTGGAGATATCGTGGTTAAAATTATTTGTGAAGATTGTCAAGAAGCGCTAGAACGAAATCCAGACTATCATCAGTACGAAACATTTATACAATAA